DNA from Fusarium falciforme chromosome 7, complete sequence:
CAGCGGAGATATGACTGAGGCGCTTCAATGCAGCATCGCGCTTATTCGATCACGTCTGACCTGGAGGCTAGCCTAGTGCTGATGGAGCTGAGCCTTTTAGCCGTCTCACCAACTGCCGCGACCCCTGTCAAAAGGCATCAATTAGATTGTTTGTTTCACGGGTTGGGGCGGGTTATTGGATCCTTGATGCTGACCAAGCCGTTTGTGGCATTTTCTGCGAAGGTCGGGGCGGCCGCCCGCTTACTTTTTGGCAATGGACAAGTGCCGGATGTTGCATTAACCGATTACAATGATTCCAAACTTAGCTATTGAGGATGTAGCTTAAAAGTCCCTCGTGACTGTAAGCGCAGTTGCCGCCCCCAACAGGCGCGAGATAAAGAGAGAAGCGTATCACCCCATAAGCACTCTGTCGCTTGCCATTTGTTGCCCATCAAACCATACTGCGATCTTCTCATCTGCCGCAATGGATCTCAACGTGGAATCTGCTTATGAGCCTTACTCTCACCAAGGACGCTTCAATGAAGCAGAGCATGGTTCTGGTGACAAGTTGTTTGCCGCCATCTCAGATCAACAGCTACTTCTTAAACGAAAGAAGGCCGACAAGGGAACCCAACGAACTATCGAGGGCCTTCGACTCGTTTTGAGAGTTCTTGAACTGCTTCTCGACTTGAGCACATTGGCATTGATGCTCCATGCTGCTATCGTGTGGTGGACAACGCGCAACAAGATTGTCGACCATGGGTCTGGTTGGAGAGTTGTACAATGGCCTCACACGGATATGAGGCCGACATGGACCATGATGGGCGTCGCGGTGGGAACTACTTTGGCCCATGTGGTATCTCTCATCACCCAGTGTAGGAAGGTATGCTTGAGGGTCCCAGAGCTTACTATTAATGTGGCTAAGATTTGCCCAGTTTCGTTCTATGCGCGAAGGCGCGTGGCGTACGCGAGCCGTCTACGCCAGATCGACATTCATCACGGCTGCTTGGTCTGCTGCCCTCGCCTACTTCAAGATGTCCAACGAAAATGCCAAGAAGACACGCCATTGGGACCTCTGGTCGTGGACTTGCAATGTCCGTGACGAGCAAGGCGAGATTCCTTGGAATTCGCTATGTACTGAGATGGTATGCGAACCCTGGCCTACCGATACAGTCACCTCTGGCTAAATCTCacttttaattatagaaCTATTGTTTCATTGCCTGTCTGGTGGCTGTACCAATGGAGGTTATTGGGCTCATCATCTTTATCCTTTCCCGCCTTAGGTCCAAACGTCGGGGCAAGTATGGAGTGCTCAAGGGCTAAATCTACACTCCAAGTACGTCTTACTTGGTTGGAGTCAAATTAAATTACGATCTAGAGCAAATTATGGGAAATGTATATATGTGGCTATACAGGCAGGTTGGGGAGTTGCAATGGGATATCAACCTTTTGTTGATGGTACAAAGGTGTGTCAACTACAGGAGAACAATGCGCCAAGAGGAGCTCAGAGTGTCTTCAATGGGATTCAAATAAGAAGATTCTTGGCGTTTAGCAACTAAAAAGGAATACAAGCGTGTCCAACGTTACGAGTCCAAGATCGGACCATAGGCAGCGATGCCGCGGCTCTCCAGCTGATACACCACCTTGGCTGTTGTGCTCctgttggagatgatgcacACACACTCAGCTCCACTCTCCTTGTAGACCTGATACGCAAGCTTGGTCATGTCCGGCCGTCCTCTTTCATCAGTATTCCAGATAAGAGCCTCCGGGTCACAAGACAGAATCGTGTCGAGAATCCCTTGCCCGTATGTTGCGAGTGGGTTCTTCGTCGACCAGACTACACGGCAAGGCACGCGACGTTCCATGATGACTGGCAAACAAGGACCGATTCCAGAGCCTGTGGCAACAAGGACCACCTTCTTGAACAATGGCGCGACTGCGAGTACGCCAGAAGCTGGGGTGCCGCGTGTCCAGATGGAGGTGGGAGGGTTTTCGATGATGCGTTTTGTCCAGTCACCGGCCTTTGACACGACGATGGAGAAGCCCTTTCCATGAGGCTCAGGGATAGCGGCGAATGCATGCCATTCAATCAGAGGTCGGTCGGTGATGCGAACACCTCGTGAAGTGCAGGGTCCGGGTGTGCAAAAGTCGAAATGGAGACGAACAGCGTGCTTCGACAGGGGCTCAGGGACAACCTTGACGCGACGGAGCCTTACCCACGGCAATGCAATGCTGAGAGTTGCCAACGCTACCAGGTAGATAGTAGGGGACTTGGCAAGTTCTGGTCCCACGGGCCCTGGTGTGGTTGATATTGTCGATGCAACAACATGAGTCCAGACAAGGGCCACGGTGAACCACCCAACGAAGCGATGTGCCCATTCAAACTGGTCGTGCATCTTGACACGTACAGAAGGATACGCCATAGCCAAGATGAAGGAAAGTGTAGCCATGATGACATACGTCAACGCGAGGACGAATGCTTTGATGGGTGGTGGGTTCTCCAGGGCAACATAGTCGCGACTTGAAGTGACAGTAAACATGGCCCACCACGCCGTCGCAGATACAGCACAGCCTGAGTGAACTCCGCCATTGTGATAGACACGCGCGAAATGCCGTCTGATGCTCAGCGGCAAGGATGTCGGGACTCGagagcagaggaagaagatggcgttGACGACGTAGTCCTGACGAACAAGGACGGCGATGAGAAGGTTGGCGGCCACGGCTGTAGCCAAATGAGAAGCCTGTGGCGAGAAGTTGCTGTTGCGGCTTTCATACAAAAGAAAAATGAGTACGACGAGGTTTGCGATAAAGATGAAACCGAAAAGCTTGCGATAAGCTGAAAGAGCACGATGGCGTACCCAGCGCCATCCATGGAAGCCATTCTTGGCTGGCAACTCGTCTTCTTCGGGCCCGACTTCGGTGAcgtcgatgatgatgtcttTTCCGTCCTTCTCCAGGTCTCGGAAGGACCCAAAGTGGTCGGCTTCCACGAGAGTTCCGTCGCTTGAGCTCCCCATTGAGCtgcgtggtggtgatggccacATTGTCTCTGGACGGGGCTTCTTGGCTGGGACTTCGGGCGGTATATCTCCACTCTCTGTGGCGAATTTGTACAGAGCTCTCTTGTCGACTTTGCCATTTGGTGTGAGCTCCAATGTCGGCAAGTGCTTCCACACGGTCGGCACAGCGTAGAACGGCTGGCTGATGCTCACCGCCCTTTTCAGCTCACTCTCATCGATCCTTTTGTGGGCGGAGTAGAAACCCCAAAGCTTGTCTTCAATCTTGAGGGCACAGCCCTTGATGACGGAAGGAGTTGTTTCGATGGAGCGAGAGACGCCGTCGAGCTCGACTCGGAAGCCCTGGATTTTGACCTGGTCGTCCTTTCGGCCGAGGGGTAGGAGACTGCCATCTTCAAGCCATCGAGCGAGATCACCAGTGTTGAACATCATGCGGCTGTGTCATGTTAGTTAGGTTCAAAACTACCTTATTTGGGTGAGTGCTTACCCGTCCTTGGTGAACTTGTCAGGCTTGTATCGAGTCTTGGTCAGGTCCGGCAGACCAAGGTATCCTCGCGAgactccatcaccaccagccCACATAATGCCTGGCTCTCCAATCTTGACGGGATTTTCGTCGTCATCCAAGATATAAACATTCGTGTTCGGATTGGGCTTGCCGATCGAGAGCATCCTACCCGGTCTATGCAGGTGGGCAGTATTGAGGATGCTGATCTCGGTAGGGCCACAGACGTTCCAGAACTTTACATATGGCGCCCACTTCTCAGCCAGAGCCAATGGGCAAGGCTCTCCCCCGACGGCGATTGTCTTGACATTTGGGAAATCTTCGACTCGGGACATGTACTTGAGGACAACGGAGGGGGTTGCGATGACTGTGTCGACTCGTCGGAGGCAGTCTGTCCATGGCTCGAGGCCGCTACCTCGGATGTGGAGGGTGCCACCGTTCATCATGGTGCCTAAAATCTCCCATGCGCCTATTATTTGTTAGATTGAGTCTCTTGTACGCGTCAGTTGACTTACACATGTCGAAAGCGACGTTCAATTGTTGTGCAACATTGCTGCCGACGCTGATACCCAGGCGAGAAGGCTCAGCAAGAAGTGTATTGGTAACACCCCCATGACGGACATCAACACCCTTAGGTCGTCCAGTAGTGCCTGAAGTGTAGATGACATAGGCTCCATGGTCCGGGCCAACATCGACCATGGGGTG
Protein-coding regions in this window:
- a CDS encoding AMP-binding domain-containing protein encodes the protein MSASSSFHSIDNLSLADRVLFNKFSKGPSQSIPYNVVHHAFEAAALAHPEVTAVRHYDGTTITYRELNRRANMLANELRDTFGLKVGDRVVLVYSRCIEMVVFILAVLKAGGQYIPLDGGIVTDDTLGFDIVDSNAPMIICLPKFREKVVRSIPRQRQGLVDVIDLDQNSRLWRHGNSAHPMVDVGPDHGAYVIYTSGTTGRPKGVDVRHGGVTNTLLAEPSRLGISVGSNVAQQLNVAFDMCAWEILGTMMNGGTLHIRGSGLEPWTDCLRRVDTVIATPSVVLKYMSRVEDFPNVKTIAVGGEPCPLALAEKWAPYVKFWNVCGPTEISILNTAHLHRPGRMLSIGKPNPNTNVYILDDDENPVKIGEPGIMWAGGDGVSRGYLGLPDLTKTRYKPDKFTKDGRMMFNTGDLARWLEDGSLLPLGRKDDQVKIQGFRVELDGVSRSIETTPSVIKGCALKIEDKLWGFYSAHKRIDESELKRAVSISQPFYAVPTVWKHLPTLELTPNGKVDKRALYKFATESGDIPPEVPAKKPRPETMWPSPPRSSMGSSSDGTLVEADHFGSFRDLEKDGKDIIIDVTEVGPEEDELPAKNGFHGWRWVRHRALSAYRKLFGFIFIANLVVLIFLLYESRNSNFSPQASHLATAVAANLLIAVLVRQDYVVNAIFFLCSRVPTSLPLSIRRHFARVYHNGGVHSGCAVSATAWWAMFTVTSSRDYVALENPPPIKAFVLALTYVIMATLSFILAMAYPSVRVKMHDQFEWAHRFVGWFTVALVWTHVVASTISTTPGPVGPELAKSPTIYLVALATLSIALPWVRLRRVKVVPEPLSKHAVRLHFDFCTPGPCTSRGVRITDRPLIEWHAFAAIPEPHGKGFSIVVSKAGDWTKRIIENPPTSIWTRGTPASGVLAVAPLFKKVVLVATGSGIGPCLPVIMERRVPCRVVWSTKNPLATYGQGILDTILSCDPEALIWNTDERGRPDMTKLAYQVYKESGAECVCIISNRSTTAKVVYQLESRGIAAYGPILDS